One Verrucomicrobiota bacterium genomic window, TGGAATACTCGTGGCCCGATGGATCGGCAAGGTTTTGGAACGCTGGCTCGAACGCATCCAGATGGAACCGCCGGTGCGCCTGCTTCTCGTGCGCGTGGCTCGGCTGCTGATCATTGCTTTCACAGCCTTGGCGGTGCTCGAGAAATTTGGCGTGCCCACCACTTCGGCCATTGCCGGCATCGGCGTCGCGGGCATCGGCGTCGGCTTGGCCATGCAGGGCGTGCTTAGCAACATAGTGGCTGGGCTGACCATCATCTTCACCAAGCCTTTTCGGGTGGGTGATTACATCGAACTGATCGGCGTGCAAGGACAGGTTAAAACCATCGAGCTTTTCTCTACGACCCTGCTCCATGCTGATTTGTCGAGAGTCGTCATTCCCAACCGGAAAATCGTCGGCGAAGTTCTGCACAATTACGGCACCATCCGGCAGCTCGACCTCTCGGTGGGGATCGCGTATTCCTCCGATCTGAACAAAGTGCTGAACATTGTCGGGGACATAGTGCGCCAGAATCCACGCGTGTTGAAGGACCCATCACCCGCATTGGGCGTCAAGCTGCTGGCGGACTCATCCATCACCATCGCCGTCAAGCCGTGGACCACCGTGCCGGATTACGGCCCGGCAGGCGCGGAGATTTACCAGGCCATCATCGAGCGATTCCGCGCAAATCAGATTGAGATTCCGTTCCCGCAACAAGAAGTGCGGTTGTTGAACAACGCCCCCATGGCGGCTTAACTTGTTCAGACCATCAGGAGTTTCTCTATTTCACCTGGTGAAGCGGTGCCGGTGGTGCCGAGTTGATGGATGACGATGGACGCGGCGGCATTGGCGATTTCGAGCGCTTCGCGAACCCCGGCACCGGCGGCAAGTGATGCCGTGAGATTAGCCGTCACGGAATCGCCAGCGCCAACGATGTCGATCTCGCCACGCACGGGCAGTGCCGGAACGTGCTCAACCCTGCCGTCAGGCGAAGCACCGAGTAGCCCGCGCTCGGCGAGCGTGACAAAAACATTGCGGCTCTGTCGGCGGCTGAGCGCGGCGGCAGTTTCCTTGATCTCGTCGAGAGTGGGTTGACCCAATACCCCTGTCAACGCGGACAACTCCGCACCGTTCATCTTGAAGGTGATCGGCGGATACCCGCGCAACCCTCGCCGGCTGTCGGCCATGATGAGTAGTTCGCGCCGTGTGAGGCTGATGGTCTTGATGGCCTCCAAAAGCTTTGTCGTTACCACGCCGGTTTCCGGCACGTCCACCTGGTCCATCAGGATCATGGCATCTACCTGGGCGGCGAGTTTTTGCACGGCGTCGATGATTTGTCCCTGAACAACTGCCGGCGTGGGCGTCCAGTTTTTGCTGTCGAAGCGGTTGAGTTCGACGGGCGGCTTGCCTGGCTCCGTCAGCAGCGGTTTGCAATAGGTGAACGTGCGGCGATCTGGGGTTTGCAGAAAATGGTCGAGCTTGACACCCGCCTTGGCTGAGAGCGCGCGGCGCAGTTCAAATCCCTCCCCATCATGGCCGCAGAAGCCGACGGGAAAAATCGTGCCAATGCCGAGCGCCACGAGGTTGTTGAGGATGGTGCCCGCGGCGCCGGGTTGACTGCGCACGTTTACGACGTTGTAAACGGGCAGATTGGTTTCCAGCGAAATCTCTCTTCGGCTTACGTCGATTTCGAGGTAGCGATCCAGGGAAAAGTCACCCACGACCGCGATGCGCAACTGCGGATTTTTACCAACGATGGCTTGAAAGCGGGCCGGATTCACGCGCGCGAAAGTTGATGCCAGAGGTGATGGAGAAAGACGATGTTGTCGCACTGAAGATAATGCATCGTGCCGCCCATGCGCGAAAAGCTTTTGCAGAAGCGCAGGTAGTAAGCGGCGTTGTCCCGCGGCGGCTCGCCCTTGCTCCAGTCCCAATTCCCGCCGTCCTGCAGATCGACAACGTAAAAGGTGTGATCGTGGACGATGGGACGTTCGGCCTGAAGCCGCAGGTTGTTGACGCAACTGATGCTCTTCTCAAACACCTGCGGCGCCATGATGGCCGAGCCGACGGACAACACCACGCCGCCATCAAGACTTTCAACCGCGCTGCCGAAGAGCCGAAAATCAAGGGCCGCGGCGCGACCGATGGCGGCACCGTTGAACATCGGATGATTGGAGATGATGTCGTAACCGATGCCGGGATGAACGGTCAGCGGAATCTGATGACGGAACGCCTGGCCAAAAATGGAGGTGTATTTCCACGGGTGTTTCACCTCATGTCGTCCGGCGGCGAGTCCGTGTTCGCACATGGCTTGTAGAAGTTCGGCACGGGCCGGCGACAACGGATGCGACGGTTCGGAGCGTAAAGAGTTTTCCAACGACTCCTCGCTCGGCAACGTCACGCCATCTTCTGTGATGAATCGTCCCAGCGCCACGCCGTAACCTTCGTTGCGCAACGCCCCTGCCAGCAACGCGAGGTGGATATTGCGCCCGGTTTCATCCCACGTTCCAAATGTGCCGGTGGCGACGTTTTGCTCCACGCTTTCGGTTGACCACGCTTGAAAGGCAAACTCCCAATCGTGAATCGAGCCGGCACCGTTCGTGGCCAGATGCGTGATCAGTTGTTTCTCCATCAATCGTTCGACCAGCAACGCGCCGCCGTTTTTCACCAGGTGCGCGCCATACATGAAAAGGACACCCGCGCCGCGTTTTCGCGCCGCCAGGATATTCTGCGCCGCCCGCCGGATGACGATGGACGCGGATTCCGGGCAGGGCGGAGGCGCCGAGTCCGGTTTGATGAGGATGTCCTCGATCTGGCTCATGCTGCGCCGTTGCGCCAGCGGATACACCTTGAGCTTCCGTAAATCAAGCGGTGTCGGTGGATTTGTCATTTGCCGAGAATGCAGTCGAGCAGCAGATCTCCGTCGCGATAATCTGGAATGACCACCTCCGCGCCGACGCCGAGCAACCGCTGACGTTTCCATTCGTCCATCCGGCTCGAACCATTGTGCGCTTCGTCGCTGGCCACCGCCACCGGCAGGCCGCCGACCTCCTTCGTGTTTTGAATCTCCACGTAGCCGTCGCCGAACGCCAACAGGCGTTCGCCACTGATCTGGTTCTCGCGCAGAATCCGCTCGATGACCATTTTTTTGGAAAAGGTTTTGTAGTCGTCCTGCGCGCCATAGATGTGCCTGCCGAAGTAACGGGTCAAGTCCAGCAACTCCGCCTCCTGCTTGACGAACTTCTCGTCCGTGCCGCTGGCCAGATAAAGCGCAAAGCCCCGCCGGTGAAGATTTTCCAATAACGGTCGCGAGCCATGGACCAGAAAGTCATCCCGGCGCAACGAACCATTGCGAATGCCCTCGATGCGGTTGCTAATTCGTTCATCGAGCCGGCGCAAATATTCGTGCTTGTACCACAGCGGCTCCTTGGGTTGACCGCCGCGCTCCTTGATGCGGTCAGCCAGTTGAATCATCTGATAAATGGTTTGCTTGCCGTTGAGCCGCATGATGTCGTCCGTCATGAGCCGGCGCACCTCGGCGTCGGTCTCGCCGGCGCGACGCGGCAGCATCTCCATGAACATCGGGATCATCACTTCCGGCCAGCCCTCG contains:
- a CDS encoding mechanosensitive ion channel — its product is MEEAKKTIINFFVNYGKDVAGALIILAVGILVARWIGKVLERWLERIQMEPPVRLLLVRVARLLIIAFTALAVLEKFGVPTTSAIAGIGVAGIGVGLAMQGVLSNIVAGLTIIFTKPFRVGDYIELIGVQGQVKTIELFSTTLLHADLSRVVIPNRKIVGEVLHNYGTIRQLDLSVGIAYSSDLNKVLNIVGDIVRQNPRVLKDPSPALGVKLLADSSITIAVKPWTTVPDYGPAGAEIYQAIIERFRANQIEIPFPQQEVRLLNNAPMAA
- a CDS encoding carbohydrate kinase — translated: MNPARFQAIVGKNPQLRIAVVGDFSLDRYLEIDVSRREISLETNLPVYNVVNVRSQPGAAGTILNNLVALGIGTIFPVGFCGHDGEGFELRRALSAKAGVKLDHFLQTPDRRTFTYCKPLLTEPGKPPVELNRFDSKNWTPTPAVVQGQIIDAVQKLAAQVDAMILMDQVDVPETGVVTTKLLEAIKTISLTRRELLIMADSRRGLRGYPPITFKMNGAELSALTGVLGQPTLDEIKETAAALSRRQSRNVFVTLAERGLLGASPDGRVEHVPALPVRGEIDIVGAGDSVTANLTASLAAGAGVREALEIANAAASIVIHQLGTTGTASPGEIEKLLMV
- a CDS encoding HAD family hydrolase, with the translated sequence MFSAVSFTGLVEFSPDFAPRPQIGHVLFDFDGTLSLIREGWPEVMIPMFMEMLPRRAGETDAEVRRLMTDDIMRLNGKQTIYQMIQLADRIKERGGQPKEPLWYKHEYLRRLDERISNRIEGIRNGSLRRDDFLVHGSRPLLENLHRRGFALYLASGTDEKFVKQEAELLDLTRYFGRHIYGAQDDYKTFSKKMVIERILRENQISGERLLAFGDGYVEIQNTKEVGGLPVAVASDEAHNGSSRMDEWKRQRLLGVGAEVVIPDYRDGDLLLDCILGK